A region of the Longimicrobium terrae genome:
TGCGGAGGTTGCTGCCGTATTGCTGCGCCTAGATAAGAGGCGGCCGGCCGTTTGTCAAGAAAAATCGCTCAGAACGGCCCGGAACGCTCCTCAGGGGACATGCGCCGGGAGCCGGATCTCCAGTCCCGACCCGCCCGGTGCCCGCTGCGGGCGCATGCGCACCTCGCCGCCCAGCTGCGCCACCAGCCACGACACGATCCCCGGACGCCACCCGTCGCTCGCCGACGGACGCGGGTGCGGCGCGGGCACGCCGCCCTCCCCCACGGCGCCGTCGTCGCACACGGAAAGCAGGACGCCCGTCCCCGCCTCGTCCTCCGGATCCACGATCAGCTCCACCAGCACGTTGCCGCGCGACCGCCGCGCCGCGCCCAGCAGCAGGTGCGTCGTCAGGCGCGAAAGAAAGCTTTCGCGCCCGCCCATCCGCGTCCCCGGCGGCAGATCGCACACCATCCGCACCTCCGCCGGGCCGCTGACCGAGACAAAGCGCCGCACCGCCCGCTCCACCGTGGCGCGCGGGTCCCACGCCACCTCGGGCGAGACCGCGGCGCCGCGCAGCGTGTCGATGGTGTCGCGAAGCATGGCGCCCAGTTCCGCGCTCGCCTCCACCGTGCGCTCCAGTTCCGCCAGCGGCGGGCGGCCGCGGCGCGCCTCGGCCATGGCCAGCCGGCTGCGCTGCTCCAGCGCGTACGCCACGTCCGCAAGGTCGTGCAGCAGTTCGGCGGAGAGCTGGCCCAGCTGCTCGAGTCTGTCGCGCACGGCGGCTCCGGAACCGCCGTCGCCGGCGGGAATGGGATCGGGGACCATGAAAGTCTTCTTCGCCAGTCAGATCAGGAGGATGCACCCGCCGCGGACACTGCCGCCGCGTCGTTCAGGGCGGGAACCATGCGCGGCTCGCGGGGCGGCCCCGCCTCCGCGGCGCGGAAGCGGGCGGCCAGCGCATCCAGCGTTCCCGCCGTCCCCGCGGTGCGCTGCGTGGTCTGCGCCAGGTGCTCCATGGCCCGCCGCTGCTCGTCCGCGGCCGCGGCGCCGCGCCGGGCGCGCTCCAGCGAGGTTCCGGCGATGGCCCTTACCCGCGCCACGTCCGTGCGCAGCGCCGTCATGGACTCCGCCTGCCGGTCCACGTCCACGGTGATCCGCTCGATGAAGTCCACCGTGCGGCTCAATCCCGCCACGATGGAGCCCAGCGAGTCGCGCCCCGCGCCCGCCACCTCGCCCACCCCGCCGATGCGCGCGCCGCCCGCGTGCAGCCGCTGGCGCACCTCCGCCAGCGCCGCGGCCGTCTGCTGCACGACGGCCGACACCTCCGTCGCCGAGCCGGCGGACTGCGCGGCCAGCTGCCGCACCTCTCCCGCCACCACCGCGAAGCCGCGCCCCTGCTCTCCCGCGCGCGCGGCCTCGATGGCGGCGTTCAGCGCCAGCAGGTTGGTCTGCTCCGCGATCTCCTGGATGGCGGAAACGAATCCGCTCACCCGCGTCCCCGCGGCGTCCAGCGCGTCCACGGCCAGCTCCAGCCGCCGGTAATCCTCCCCGAAGCCGACAAGGAGCGAACCCGCTCGCTCCACCCGCGCGGCGTGCGTCTCCGCCTCCACGCGCAGGCCGCGGGCGACCTCGGTGGACTGCGTGGCTTCCCGGCGCAGCGCGGCGCTTTCCGCGGCCAGTGCGTCCACCGCGCGCTCGCTGCCGCCCAGCAGCTCCATCTGCCGCGCGGCGTCGTCGGCCACGGCGCTGGTGCTGTCGCCGATGACGCGGGCGGCGGACTGCACCTCATCCACCGTTCCCGCAAGCACTTCGCTGAGGGCCGACACCGCGCGCGCGTTCTCCTGAATCTGCCGCACCATCTCGCCCACGGTCTGCGACATGGCGTTCACGGAGACGGAAAGAAAGCCGATGTCGTCCAGGTGGCGGTCGGGCAGGCGCGTGGTGAAGTCGCCGTCCTGCGCCAGGGCCAGCGCCTGCCGCACGCGCCGCAGCCGCCGCGTGTAGGCGATGGGGCCCTGCAGAGCCAGCCATCCCGTCCCCACCAGAAAAACCAGTTCCAGCACGATGATCCACGGCGAGAACCCCGCCGTCCCCATCAGCCCCATCCACCGCCCGATCCCGTAGCCCACCGCGCCCTCCGCCAGCTGCGCGCGGGCGGCCAGCGGCATTCCCAGCGCGTAGCCCCCCACGGCAAAGACCAGGTAGGGGAGGATCAGGTACCCCCGTTCGCCCAGCAGCGCGGCAAAGATGGACAGGATCACCGTGTCCATCCCCTGCACCGTCCAGAACTGCCACGGCGCGAACCGTCCACTCCGTTCCAGCCACGCGGCGGCCGCGTTGAAGACCGCGTTCACCCCCGCCAGGATGGCGGCTTCCGCGAGGGTGATGGGAAGCACGCCGGTCGCCTGCCCCACCGCGCCCATCCCCATGGCCAGGATGATGAGCATCCAGCGCATGCGGATGGCCTGCCGGTGCCGCTCGCGCATGACCGTCCAGCGCTCGCGGGCAAAGAGCTGATCGAAGTCGGTGGATGAACTGGGCACGAGTGCGATCCTGCGGGGCGGGCGGAGAGGCGGGGGAGGGTGGGCAGCGTCATTCTCGCGCGGGCGCAGGGACGATGTCAAGCGTCCGCGCGCACCTCTGCGGCCATCTGGCGAAGCAGTGCCCATGCGTCGCGCACGTGCTCTTCCGTCGTGCGCAGGTTGCCGATGGCCAGGCGCAGCGCCAGCCGGCCGCGCACCCGCGTGTGGCTCAGATAGGCGCGTCCCCCGGCGTTCACCGCCGCCAGGAGGCGCTCGTTGTGCGCGTCCGTCCGGGCGTCATCCATCCCGCGCGGCGCGTGGCGGAAAACGACCAGGCTGAGCGGGACGGGCGCCATCATCTCCCACTCGTTTTCCCCGTCGATCCATGACGCCAGAAGAGTGGCCAGGCGGCAGTGCTCGCGAATGCGCGACGCCATCCCCTCCGCGCCGAAGTAGCGCAGCGTCATCCACAGCTTCAGCGAGCGGAAGCGCTTGCCCAGCGCGGGGCCGTAGTCCATCAGGTTGGTGACACCCTCGCCCTCCGGCGTCACCAGGTACTCGGGGACCAGGGAGAACGCGCGACGGACGATCTCCGGACGGCGGGTGAAGAGGACGGAGCAGTCGATGGGAACGAACATCCACTTGTGCGGATTGACGACCAGAGAGTCCGCGCGCTCCGCCCCGTCCAGCACGCCGCGGAGTTCCGGCACCAGCGCGGCCGATCCACCGTACGCGGCGTCCACGTGCAGCCACACGCCGTGCCGCTCGCACACAACGGCGATGGCGGCAACCGGATCGATGCTGCTCGTCGACGTGGTCCCCGTCGTGGCGACGACGCACAGGGGGAGGATGCCCGCCGCGCGGTCTTCGACGATGGCCTGCTCCAGCGCCGCGGGATCCATCCGGAACCGGTCATCCGTGGCGATCTTGCGCGTTCCCGTGCGCCCCAGGCCCAGGGTGATTCCCGCCTTGTCGATGGACGAGTGTACTTCTTCCGACGCGTAGACGCGCATCTTGGGAAGCTCGCGCCCGCTCATCCCCTGCTCGCGCACGTCCAGCCCGGCGGCCTCACGCGCCGCGGCGATGGCGATGAGCGTGCTCATGCTGGCGGTGTCCTGAATGGTGCCGTGGAATCCCTCCGGCAGCCCCATCATCTGCCGCAGCCAGTCCAGCGTGCGCGCTTCCAGTTCCGTGGGCGCGGGGCCGGTGCGCCACAGCATGGCGTTGGTGTTCAGCGCGGCTGCCAGCATTTCGCCCAGGATGCCCGGGCCGCTGCCGGTGATGCTGAAGTACGCAAAGAAGTCCGGATGATTCCAGTGCGTGATTCCCGGGATGATGACGTCCCGGAAATCCCGCAGGATGTCGTCAACCGGCTCTCCCGCGTCCGGCGCGGAGGCGGGAAGGCGCGCGGCCACCTCGCCGGGACGCACCTGCGCCATCACCGGATAGTCGCCCACGCCGGCCAGATAGTCCGCCATCCAGTCCACCACCTGGTGTGCGTGGCGGCGGAACTCCTCGGGCGGCATGTCGCCGGACGGCATCTCTAGGGTGTCACTCATGTGTGGGGGCGGTCGGCAATGATGATGAACTGAAATCTCACGCAGAGCAGCAGAGGCGCAGAGAAAGAAAACTGCCGTTTCACACGGAGGTCACGGAGGGAGCACGGAGGTCACGGAGGGGCTTTCCCGTGCCTTCCGTGCTTCTCAACATTCCATGGATCTAGTGGTCAGGGAACGAGATCGTCACCAGACTTCAGCAGCTGCGCGGGCTTCCGTGGTCGCCGCACCTGCGTCAAGTCCGTTCCTCCGTGACCTCCGTGCATCCTCCGTGTCCTCCGTGTGAAACGGCAGTTTTCTCTTCTGTTTTTCTCTGCTGCTCTGCTGCTCTGCGTGAGGCTTGTTTGTCAGGTGGACGCGGGGGCGCCGGCCAGCCGGTCGAGCCACTCGGACATCAGGTGCTGTTCGGCGGGGGAAAGCACGCCGGGCGCCTCGGGGAGCACGGCGCGGAGCGCGACGGCGCGGGCGGCCACTCCGCCACCGGCGGCCTCGTCCGCCTCCGCCGCGGGGACGAGGATGGCGGCAAGGACAGCGTCGCGCACCGCGTCCGGCAGCCGCGGGTCGCGTGCCTCGGGCGGCGTGGCGATCAGCGACAGCGTCAACCCGTGGCCCGCGGCCGACACCATTCGCGCCGCCAGCGGTACGCTCACCCGCAGCCGCCCCGCCCGCGCGATCCGCTCGATCTGCGCATGCAGAATCTCGTGCCCGTCCCGCACCGCCGGCGCATCCGCCGCGGTCACCGGGTCCACGTACAGCAGGGCGTAGGCGGCCGGGTTCGCCAGGCCGAACGCCACGTGCATCTCCCACCCCTTCCGCAGGTCCTCCACCGGATCGTCGGTGGGTACGCGGCCGGCTTTTTCGCGCACGTAGGCGGCAAGCGTCTCGCGGGCGACTTCCGCCAGCAGCCCGCGCATGTCGCCGAACTGTCGGTAGATGGTGGGCGCCTGCACGCCGGCCGCGGCACCCACCGCCCGCGTGGACACCGCCTCCCGCCCGCCGCGCGCCAGCAGTTCCGCCGCCGCCCGCACGATGCGCTCCCGTGGCTCCATCATCTTCTCGCTCATGAAAGCCAATATAACACGATCCTGTTATCGGTGTTGCACAATCGGCGTTAGCGGTGTATTGTTAGCGACGTTAACAGCGGCGGGCGAATCCAGACCAAGAGCAGGCGATGACGTTCTTCATCACGGGAATCACCGGCAAGGTGGGCGGGGCGGCCGCACGGCGGCTGCTGGACGAGGGGCACGGGGTGCGCGCCCTGGTCCGCGATCCGTTCAAGGCAGAGGGATGGCTGCGGAGCGGCGTGGAAATCCTGCAGGGCGACATGAACGACGCGGGCGCCGTCAGCGCGGGGCTGCAGGGGGTGGACGGGGCGTATCTCATGCTGCCGCCCTTCTTTGTCCCCGGGCCCGGCTTTCCGGAGGCGCGCGCCATCATCCGCGCGTTCCGGGAGGCGCTGGAGCACGTGCCCCCGCCGCGCGTGGTGGCGCTCTCGTCCATCGGCTCGCACCAGCCTGGCGGACTGGGGATGATCACCGCCACCCGCATGCTGGAAGAAGGGCTGCGCGACCAGCCGTTTCCCGTCGCGTTCGTCCGTCCGGGCTCGTTCCTGGAGAACTATCTGCCCAATCTCCAGGCAGCGGCGCAAACGGGATGGTTCGACAGCTTCCTGCAGCCCGTCGATCGCGGCTTTCCCATGGTCGCCACGGAGGACATCGGCAACCAGGTCGCGCGGCTGCTGGTGGACGGCTGGCGGGGGACGAAGATCGTGGAACTCGGCTCGCCCGTCAGCGGCGACGAAATGGCCGCGGCGATGAGCGAGGCGCTGGGCCGGCCGGTGCGGGCGCGCGCCGTCCCCCGCGAGGAGTGGGAAAGCGGCCTGGCGTCGCGCGGCATGCCGCCGGGCTTCATCCAGCCGTACGTGGAGATGGAGGACGCCTACAACGCGGGATGGATCGCGTTCGGCGTCCCCGGCACCGAGCCCGTGGCGGCCACCCGCACCCCCGCGCAGCTGTTTGCGCGGGCGCACGGCGAAACCAACGGCGCCCGTCCGGGCGCGTCATCCTGATCTGTAAAAAAGGACTGTGATCATGACGGACATCAGCACCGCAGGCACCTTTCCGCTCGGCGACCTTGTCGTACACCGCATGGGCTACGGCGCCATGCAGCTTGCCGGGCCCGGCGTGTACGGCCCGCCGCGCCACCACGACGCGGCCCTGGCCGTGCTGCGCGAAGCGGTGGCGAGTGGGGTCAACCACATCGACACCAGCGACTTCTACGGCCCGCACGTCACCAACCAGATCATCCGCGAGGCGCTGCATCCGTATCCGCGGGACCTCGTCATCGTCTCCAAGGTGGGCGCGGTGCGCGGGACGGACGCGTCGTGGAATCCCGCGCACACCCCGGCGGAACTGGAAAGCGCCATTCACGACAACCTGCGCAACCTGGGGCTGGACGCGATCGACGTCGTCAACCTGCGGGTGATGGGCGAGGGGCACGGGCCCAGCGAGGGCTCCATCGAAGAGCGCTTCACCGCGCTGGCGGAGCTGCAGCGGCGGGGACTGGTGCGGCACCTGGGCCTGAGCAACGTGACCGCGGCGCAGGTGGCGGAGGCGCGGCGTATCGCGCCGGTGGTGTGCGTGCAGAACCTGTACAACATGGCGCATCGGGAGGATGACGCGCTGGTGGACCAGCTTGCGGCGGATGGCATCGCCTACGTGCCGTTCTTTCCGCTGGGCGGCTTCAGCCCCATCCAGTCCGCCACGCTGTCGGACGTGTCTTCGCGGCTCGGCGCCACGCCCATGCAGGTGGCGCTCGCGTGGCTGCTGCACCGCGCGCCCAACATCCTGCTCATCCCGGGCACCTCGTCCGTCGGCCACCTGCGCGAGAACCTTGCGGCCGCCGCGCTGAAGCTGCCGGAAGACGCCATGGCCGAGCTGAACCACATCGGCGACTTCGCCTCCGCCCCCATGTGATGCGCAAAGGCGAATAAAAGAACCTCACACAGAGACGCAGAGCCGCAGAGAAGAGGAAAAGAAAGCATCCCCATCAGTTGTTCTTTCTCTGCGTCTCTGCGGCTCTGTGTGAGGCTTT
Encoded here:
- a CDS encoding HAMP domain-containing histidine kinase gives rise to the protein MRDRLEQLGQLSAELLHDLADVAYALEQRSRLAMAEARRGRPPLAELERTVEASAELGAMLRDTIDTLRGAAVSPEVAWDPRATVERAVRRFVSVSGPAEVRMVCDLPPGTRMGGRESFLSRLTTHLLLGAARRSRGNVLVELIVDPEDEAGTGVLLSVCDDGAVGEGGVPAPHPRPSASDGWRPGIVSWLVAQLGGEVRMRPQRAPGGSGLEIRLPAHVP
- a CDS encoding methyl-accepting chemotaxis protein; the encoded protein is MPSSSTDFDQLFARERWTVMRERHRQAIRMRWMLIILAMGMGAVGQATGVLPITLAEAAILAGVNAVFNAAAAWLERSGRFAPWQFWTVQGMDTVILSIFAALLGERGYLILPYLVFAVGGYALGMPLAARAQLAEGAVGYGIGRWMGLMGTAGFSPWIIVLELVFLVGTGWLALQGPIAYTRRLRRVRQALALAQDGDFTTRLPDRHLDDIGFLSVSVNAMSQTVGEMVRQIQENARAVSALSEVLAGTVDEVQSAARVIGDSTSAVADDAARQMELLGGSERAVDALAAESAALRREATQSTEVARGLRVEAETHAARVERAGSLLVGFGEDYRRLELAVDALDAAGTRVSGFVSAIQEIAEQTNLLALNAAIEAARAGEQGRGFAVVAGEVRQLAAQSAGSATEVSAVVQQTAAALAEVRQRLHAGGARIGGVGEVAGAGRDSLGSIVAGLSRTVDFIERITVDVDRQAESMTALRTDVARVRAIAGTSLERARRGAAAADEQRRAMEHLAQTTQRTAGTAGTLDALAARFRAAEAGPPREPRMVPALNDAAAVSAAGASS
- a CDS encoding pyridoxal phosphate-dependent decarboxylase family protein encodes the protein MSDTLEMPSGDMPPEEFRRHAHQVVDWMADYLAGVGDYPVMAQVRPGEVAARLPASAPDAGEPVDDILRDFRDVIIPGITHWNHPDFFAYFSITGSGPGILGEMLAAALNTNAMLWRTGPAPTELEARTLDWLRQMMGLPEGFHGTIQDTASMSTLIAIAAAREAAGLDVREQGMSGRELPKMRVYASEEVHSSIDKAGITLGLGRTGTRKIATDDRFRMDPAALEQAIVEDRAAGILPLCVVATTGTTSTSSIDPVAAIAVVCERHGVWLHVDAAYGGSAALVPELRGVLDGAERADSLVVNPHKWMFVPIDCSVLFTRRPEIVRRAFSLVPEYLVTPEGEGVTNLMDYGPALGKRFRSLKLWMTLRYFGAEGMASRIREHCRLATLLASWIDGENEWEMMAPVPLSLVVFRHAPRGMDDARTDAHNERLLAAVNAGGRAYLSHTRVRGRLALRLAIGNLRTTEEHVRDAWALLRQMAAEVRADA
- a CDS encoding TetR/AcrR family transcriptional regulator yields the protein MSEKMMEPRERIVRAAAELLARGGREAVSTRAVGAAAGVQAPTIYRQFGDMRGLLAEVARETLAAYVREKAGRVPTDDPVEDLRKGWEMHVAFGLANPAAYALLYVDPVTAADAPAVRDGHEILHAQIERIARAGRLRVSVPLAARMVSAAGHGLTLSLIATPPEARDPRLPDAVRDAVLAAILVPAAEADEAAGGGVAARAVALRAVLPEAPGVLSPAEQHLMSEWLDRLAGAPAST
- a CDS encoding NmrA family NAD(P)-binding protein, whose product is MTFFITGITGKVGGAAARRLLDEGHGVRALVRDPFKAEGWLRSGVEILQGDMNDAGAVSAGLQGVDGAYLMLPPFFVPGPGFPEARAIIRAFREALEHVPPPRVVALSSIGSHQPGGLGMITATRMLEEGLRDQPFPVAFVRPGSFLENYLPNLQAAAQTGWFDSFLQPVDRGFPMVATEDIGNQVARLLVDGWRGTKIVELGSPVSGDEMAAAMSEALGRPVRARAVPREEWESGLASRGMPPGFIQPYVEMEDAYNAGWIAFGVPGTEPVAATRTPAQLFARAHGETNGARPGASS
- a CDS encoding aldo/keto reductase family oxidoreductase, translating into MTDISTAGTFPLGDLVVHRMGYGAMQLAGPGVYGPPRHHDAALAVLREAVASGVNHIDTSDFYGPHVTNQIIREALHPYPRDLVIVSKVGAVRGTDASWNPAHTPAELESAIHDNLRNLGLDAIDVVNLRVMGEGHGPSEGSIEERFTALAELQRRGLVRHLGLSNVTAAQVAEARRIAPVVCVQNLYNMAHREDDALVDQLAADGIAYVPFFPLGGFSPIQSATLSDVSSRLGATPMQVALAWLLHRAPNILLIPGTSSVGHLRENLAAAALKLPEDAMAELNHIGDFASAPM